The following are encoded together in the Paludisphaera mucosa genome:
- a CDS encoding ABC transporter ATP-binding protein translates to MLIELEDLTKTYGAVTALAGLTLSLPEGAVGLLGPNGAGKTTMIRSLLGLVRVDSGRGRVLGMDIAHQALEIRQAIGFVPEDECLFPAVTGVQFVGYAGELVGMSPRDAIRRSHEVLDYVGLGEARYRRVESYSTGMKQRLKIASGIVHDPKLLILDEPTNGMDPAGREEILALCRDLSRSKGMNLLVCSHLLPDVEAVCEYIVVIGRGKLLAEGRLEELKKPHTNEYELRVRGDHDRFAGLLAGRGVRAEAVDGHLRVALPEGAGVATLWEAAEEASEQIRLLRPRRSTLEEVFMQAVGGAS, encoded by the coding sequence ATGCTGATCGAGCTGGAAGACCTGACCAAGACGTACGGGGCGGTGACGGCGCTGGCGGGGCTCACGCTCTCGCTCCCCGAGGGGGCCGTGGGGCTGCTCGGGCCCAACGGGGCGGGCAAGACGACGATGATCCGCAGCCTGCTGGGGCTCGTGCGGGTCGACTCGGGCCGGGGCCGCGTGCTGGGCATGGACATCGCCCATCAGGCCCTGGAGATCCGCCAGGCGATCGGCTTCGTGCCCGAGGACGAGTGCCTCTTCCCCGCCGTCACGGGCGTGCAGTTCGTCGGCTACGCGGGCGAGCTGGTCGGGATGTCGCCGCGCGACGCGATCCGCCGCTCGCACGAGGTCCTCGACTACGTCGGCCTGGGCGAGGCCCGCTACCGCCGCGTCGAGTCGTACTCGACCGGGATGAAGCAGCGGCTCAAGATCGCCTCGGGGATCGTCCACGACCCGAAGCTCCTGATCCTCGACGAGCCGACCAACGGCATGGACCCGGCCGGCCGCGAGGAGATCCTCGCCCTCTGCCGCGACCTCTCGCGGTCCAAGGGGATGAACCTGCTCGTCTGCAGCCACCTGCTGCCGGACGTCGAGGCGGTCTGCGAGTACATCGTCGTCATCGGCCGGGGCAAGCTCCTGGCCGAGGGCCGGCTCGAAGAGTTGAAGAAGCCCCACACCAACGAGTACGAACTGCGGGTCCGCGGCGACCACGACCGGTTCGCCGGCCTGCTGGCCGGCCGCGGCGTGAGGGCCGAGGCGGTCGACGGCCACCTGCGGGTCGCCCTGCCGGAAGGCGCGGGGGTGGCGACGCTCTGGGAGGCGGCCGAGGAGGCCTCCGAGCAGATCCGCCTGCTGCGGCCGCGCCGGAGCACGCTGGAAGAGGTCTTCATGCAGGCCGTCGGGGGGGCGAGCTGA
- a CDS encoding ABC transporter permease codes for MPILDQGYQHWDGRLAGHALRWLTITRQGVRAQLKNRWLITTLVGALAPALVLAAFLILWGLFEQKSAILTPILFLFQGLPEEIKAGPKAFRTTFWTLAYAQFFQVQLFFSFLLVMIVGPDLISQDLRFNALPLYLSRPLRRVDYFLGKFGVIAAFLLAVTLVPAVLAYLIGLAFSLDPAMLRDTWRVLAASVAISLIVTASTGLLMLAFSSLSRNSRYVTAMWVGVWMLGGAASDALRSAVGSEWAPLASYSADLVSVGDALFDTDAEWTRLTGLFRAGQDAVLNGPGGGSRGRPRMFPFPFGPRRPRIDPPPPPPDAPTPPGLENDSKSRRPDWRWSAAVLAGLGVASVVVLSTRVRSLDRLK; via the coding sequence ATGCCGATCCTGGATCAAGGCTACCAGCACTGGGACGGCCGGCTCGCCGGCCACGCCTTGCGCTGGCTGACGATCACGCGCCAGGGGGTCCGGGCCCAGCTCAAGAACCGCTGGCTGATCACGACGCTGGTCGGGGCCCTCGCCCCCGCGCTGGTGCTGGCGGCCTTCCTGATCCTCTGGGGGCTGTTCGAGCAGAAGTCGGCGATCCTGACGCCGATCCTCTTCCTCTTCCAGGGCCTTCCCGAGGAGATCAAGGCCGGGCCGAAGGCGTTCCGCACGACGTTCTGGACGCTCGCCTACGCCCAGTTCTTCCAGGTCCAGCTCTTCTTCAGCTTCCTGCTGGTGATGATCGTGGGCCCGGACCTGATCAGCCAGGACCTGCGGTTCAACGCGCTGCCGCTGTACCTCTCGCGGCCGCTGCGGCGGGTCGACTACTTCCTGGGGAAGTTCGGCGTGATCGCCGCGTTCCTGCTGGCGGTGACGCTGGTCCCGGCGGTGCTGGCGTACCTGATCGGGCTGGCCTTCAGCCTCGACCCGGCGATGCTCCGCGACACCTGGCGGGTGCTGGCGGCGTCGGTGGCGATCAGCCTGATCGTGACGGCCTCGACGGGCCTGCTGATGCTGGCCTTCTCGTCGCTCTCGCGGAACTCCCGATACGTGACGGCGATGTGGGTCGGCGTCTGGATGCTCGGCGGCGCCGCGTCCGACGCGCTGCGGTCGGCCGTCGGAAGCGAGTGGGCCCCGCTGGCGTCGTACTCGGCCGACCTCGTCTCGGTGGGCGACGCCCTCTTCGACACCGACGCCGAATGGACCCGCCTGACCGGGCTGTTCCGGGCCGGCCAGGACGCCGTTCTCAACGGCCCCGGGGGCGGCTCGCGGGGACGTCCCCGGATGTTCCCCTTCCCATTCGGCCCCCGCCGGCCGCGGATCGATCCACCACCGCCCCCGCCCGACGCGCCGACGCCGCCGGGCCTTGAGAACGATTCGAAATCGCGACGCCCCGACTGGAGATGGTCGGCCGCCGTGCTGGCGGGCCTGGGCGTGGCGTCGGTGGTCGTCCTGTCCACGCGGGTCCGCTCGCTCGATCGACTGAAGTAA
- a CDS encoding ABC transporter ATP-binding protein: MSPTEAPEKPAVVEFRSTSKWYGQVIGVNNLSLRIGPGVTGLLGPNGAGKSTLLQLATGQLRPSQGEVRVLGVRPWSNAGLNRYIGLCPEQDAMFEWMTGRGFLRACGSLAGLGRKAARQAADRVLEQVKMTAAADRPVRGYSKGMRQRTKLAQALIHDPQVLFLDEPLTGTDPVARHELMELVAGLAKQGRTILVSSHVLYEVQTLTSQIVLMNRGRLVAFGDVRQIRDLIDAHPHRIVLKGPDRRALAAKLVRWDDVEGVELPRDERSIVVETRAPDRFYQRLPQLAREADAPIEEIYSDDDNLESVFKYLVNP; this comes from the coding sequence ATGAGCCCGACGGAGGCGCCCGAAAAGCCGGCGGTGGTCGAGTTCCGATCGACCTCGAAGTGGTACGGCCAGGTGATCGGGGTGAACAACCTTTCGCTGCGGATCGGCCCCGGCGTGACGGGGCTGCTCGGCCCCAACGGCGCGGGGAAGAGCACGCTGCTGCAACTGGCGACCGGCCAGCTCCGCCCCAGCCAGGGGGAGGTCCGGGTGCTGGGCGTCCGGCCCTGGAGCAACGCCGGGCTCAACCGCTACATCGGCCTCTGCCCCGAGCAGGACGCGATGTTCGAGTGGATGACCGGCCGCGGCTTCCTCCGCGCCTGCGGCTCGCTCGCCGGCCTGGGCCGCAAGGCCGCGCGTCAGGCGGCCGACCGGGTCCTCGAACAGGTCAAGATGACGGCCGCCGCCGACCGCCCGGTCCGGGGCTATTCCAAGGGCATGCGGCAGCGCACGAAGCTCGCCCAGGCGCTCATCCACGACCCCCAGGTCCTGTTCCTCGACGAGCCCCTGACGGGCACCGACCCCGTGGCGCGGCACGAGCTGATGGAGCTGGTCGCGGGCCTCGCCAAGCAGGGGCGGACGATCCTGGTCTCCAGCCACGTCTTGTACGAGGTCCAGACGCTGACGTCGCAGATCGTGCTGATGAACCGGGGCCGGCTCGTCGCGTTCGGCGACGTCCGCCAGATCCGCGACCTGATCGACGCCCACCCCCACCGGATCGTCCTCAAAGGGCCCGACCGCCGGGCGCTGGCCGCCAAGCTCGTGCGCTGGGACGACGTCGAGGGGGTCGAGCTGCCCCGCGACGAACGCTCCATCGTCGTCGAGACCCGCGCGCCCGACCGCTTCTACCAGCGCCTGCCCCAGCTCGCCCGCGAGGCCGACGCCCCCATCGAGGAGATCTACTCCGACGACGACAACCTGGAATCCGTCTTCAAGTACCTGGTGAATCCGTGA
- a CDS encoding ABC transporter permease, producing MSADVATSKPVPAAPAPWAEPVAIANRPSLGALATVLRITVARQMRGKRIWTFVVLFAAPIAIALLVRRHQDPYDPADSERALIFGLIPQAILPLAALLFASSLVQDDVEEQTLTYFLIRPIPRWAIYLVKVLGATLVTSALAGVFTAAAIVAVRSGTPETDAASLLTESGVVAGLSALALAAYVTIFSFLGLLTRRVLVIGVAYILIFEGVVSRIPFLVRNGTILYHVRVLAVRLLGLDGSPWSIDLALAPSVATSLASLLGAAGLFLALGAWIFSTREFRVKTPEGS from the coding sequence ATGAGCGCCGACGTCGCGACCTCCAAACCCGTCCCCGCCGCGCCGGCCCCCTGGGCCGAGCCGGTCGCCATCGCGAACCGGCCGTCGCTCGGGGCCCTGGCGACCGTGCTGCGGATCACGGTCGCCCGCCAGATGCGCGGCAAGCGGATCTGGACCTTCGTCGTGCTGTTCGCCGCGCCGATCGCGATCGCGTTGCTCGTGCGTCGCCATCAGGACCCATACGACCCGGCGGACAGCGAGCGGGCCCTGATCTTCGGCCTAATCCCCCAGGCGATCCTGCCGCTGGCGGCGCTGCTGTTCGCGTCGAGCCTGGTGCAGGACGACGTGGAGGAGCAGACCCTGACGTACTTCCTGATCCGGCCGATCCCGCGATGGGCGATCTACCTGGTGAAGGTCCTCGGGGCGACGCTCGTCACCTCGGCGCTGGCCGGCGTCTTCACGGCGGCCGCGATCGTCGCGGTGCGCTCGGGGACGCCGGAGACCGACGCCGCCTCCCTGCTGACGGAGTCCGGCGTGGTGGCGGGGCTGTCGGCCCTGGCCCTGGCGGCCTACGTCACGATCTTCAGCTTCCTGGGGCTGCTGACGCGCCGGGTGCTGGTGATCGGCGTAGCCTACATCCTGATCTTCGAGGGGGTGGTGTCGAGGATCCCGTTCCTCGTTCGGAACGGGACGATCCTGTACCACGTCCGGGTCCTGGCCGTGCGGCTGCTGGGGCTGGACGGCTCGCCCTGGTCGATCGACCTGGCGCTGGCGCCGAGCGTCGCGACCTCGCTCGCGTCCCTGCTGGGCGCGGCGGGGCTCTTCCTGGCCCTGGGGGCCTGGATCTTCAGCACGCGTGAATTCCGCGTGAAGACCCCCGAAGGGAGCTGA
- a CDS encoding type II toxin-antitoxin system Phd/YefM family antitoxin produces the protein MPPSRVRFVGSRELHRDLPKVLESLENPDCRYVLTIHSKPKAVMIGAEAFLSLLRGATPEDRLLALQLGALVQGLESSGVDAEEPEGDLVAV, from the coding sequence ATGCCTCCGTCTCGTGTTCGCTTCGTTGGCAGCCGCGAACTCCACCGCGACCTCCCGAAAGTGCTCGAAAGCCTGGAAAACCCCGATTGCCGCTACGTCCTGACCATCCACAGCAAGCCCAAGGCGGTCATGATCGGGGCCGAGGCCTTCCTGAGCCTCCTCCGGGGCGCGACGCCGGAAGATCGGCTGCTGGCGCTCCAGCTCGGGGCGCTGGTCCAGGGACTCGAATCCTCCGGGGTCGACGCCGAAGAGCCGGAAGGCGACCTGGTCGCCGTGTGA
- a CDS encoding serine/threonine-protein kinase — MSQGFIGEQLGSFRLEEVLGSGAMGIVFKATHETTGRKAAVKIVQGEVAENAKLLQRFSREAEIIKQFRHPNIVRWLATGRFRGTYYFAMEYVEGPTLDKVLQDRGELPWREAVDLGIQICDALHYAHQQGVVHRDLKPSNLMVTPEGRIKLTDFGIAKDLDRTALTAPGRTLGTAAYMAPEQIRGTPAVSHKTDLYALGALLYQMLVNQPPFSGASAVVLMHCHINEPAPRPGAKVQEIPKVLDDLVVALMAKSPTERPWDAEAVAVILRELRDKADKNLPVAMVWPGAGTDAANPTRAGAGAGPAKPKPAGKKKGKTSGTVKAPAAGGEGDGPFSRERLEIGGLVLGLLAIGGFIAYWVWPPGQEYLYKHAVPLMESTRRADWITARDEYIDPLDSRFPDHPYRERTKAWRDQIELDEAEGRAKMLASPTPTPFSQPQTNGERQFAAFYNLAARAEAEGDEVAAERYWREMIGTIAEDDPDDRRWALLARKRADELEKRIQDRRAFVEDQVGRAVVAIQSGRPKEALAIQAMLREKYGRFTDLADVFAPVGMPEPRPAPEAAPPTAPEPKPEAPAPAPAPDAGKAAARPE; from the coding sequence ATGAGTCAGGGCTTCATCGGCGAACAACTCGGCTCGTTCCGCCTCGAAGAGGTGCTCGGTTCGGGCGCCATGGGCATCGTCTTCAAGGCGACCCACGAGACGACCGGCCGCAAGGCGGCCGTCAAGATCGTCCAGGGCGAGGTCGCCGAGAACGCCAAGCTGCTCCAGCGGTTCAGCCGCGAAGCCGAGATCATCAAGCAGTTCCGCCACCCCAACATCGTCCGCTGGCTCGCCACCGGCCGGTTCCGCGGGACGTACTACTTCGCCATGGAGTACGTCGAGGGCCCCACCCTCGACAAGGTCCTGCAGGACCGCGGCGAGCTCCCCTGGCGCGAGGCCGTCGACCTGGGGATCCAGATCTGCGACGCCCTCCACTACGCCCACCAGCAGGGGGTGGTGCACCGCGACCTCAAGCCGTCGAACCTGATGGTCACGCCCGAAGGCCGCATCAAGCTGACCGACTTCGGCATCGCCAAGGACCTCGACCGCACGGCGCTCACGGCCCCCGGGCGGACCCTGGGCACGGCCGCCTACATGGCCCCCGAGCAGATCCGCGGCACCCCGGCGGTCAGCCACAAGACCGACCTCTACGCCCTGGGCGCGCTCCTCTACCAGATGCTCGTCAACCAGCCGCCGTTCAGCGGGGCCTCGGCCGTCGTCCTGATGCACTGCCACATCAACGAGCCCGCCCCGCGCCCCGGCGCCAAGGTCCAGGAGATCCCCAAGGTCCTCGACGACCTGGTCGTCGCCCTGATGGCCAAGAGCCCGACCGAACGCCCCTGGGACGCCGAGGCCGTCGCCGTGATCCTCCGGGAGCTGCGCGACAAGGCCGACAAGAACCTGCCCGTGGCGATGGTCTGGCCCGGGGCCGGCACCGACGCCGCCAACCCCACCCGCGCCGGGGCGGGCGCGGGGCCGGCGAAGCCCAAGCCGGCCGGCAAGAAGAAGGGGAAGACCTCGGGGACCGTCAAGGCCCCGGCCGCCGGCGGCGAGGGCGACGGCCCGTTCAGCCGCGAACGCCTGGAGATCGGCGGCCTCGTCCTGGGCCTGCTCGCGATCGGCGGCTTCATCGCCTACTGGGTCTGGCCGCCGGGCCAGGAATACCTCTACAAGCACGCCGTCCCGCTCATGGAGTCGACCCGGCGGGCCGACTGGATCACCGCCCGCGACGAGTACATCGACCCGCTCGACTCGCGCTTCCCCGACCACCCGTACAGGGAGCGGACGAAGGCCTGGCGCGACCAGATCGAGCTGGACGAGGCCGAGGGCCGGGCGAAGATGCTGGCGAGCCCGACGCCGACCCCGTTCTCGCAGCCCCAGACCAACGGCGAGCGCCAGTTCGCCGCGTTCTACAACCTGGCCGCGCGGGCCGAGGCCGAGGGCGACGAGGTCGCCGCCGAGCGTTACTGGCGCGAGATGATCGGCACGATCGCCGAGGACGACCCCGACGACCGCCGCTGGGCCCTCCTGGCCCGGAAGCGGGCCGACGAGCTGGAGAAGCGGATCCAGGACCGCCGCGCGTTCGTCGAGGATCAGGTCGGCCGGGCCGTCGTCGCGATCCAGTCCGGCCGACCCAAAGAGGCGCTCGCCATCCAGGCGATGCTCCGCGAGAAGTACGGCCGGTTCACCGACCTCGCCGACGTCTTCGCGCCGGTCGGCATGCCCGAGCCCCGGCCCGCGCCCGAAGCCGCGCCGCCGACCGCCCCGGAGCCGAAGCCCGAAGCCCCCGCCCCGGCCCCGGCGCCGGACGCCGGCAAGGCCGCGGCCCGTCCCGAGTGA
- the glgP gene encoding alpha-glucan family phosphorylase, translating to MVGQSNILDKLKELARNLWWCWQANVIDLFRELDPTLWRDVDHNPVEFLQRLPADQLERRAAEMALDSRIDYAFRRLSEYLKSADSWGAIHATILRARPVAYFSAEFGLHESLPIYSGGLGVLAGDHLKSASDLGIPLIGVGLLYNQGYFRQSLNADGWQQESYLNTDTEKLPIEPVLAADGTSLMIAVETATGTLHARLWRVEVGRTLLLLLDSNVAENNENDRQLTARLYGGDARTRIRQELLLGVGGVRAIRALGIRPSVLHLNEGHSAFATLEKIRELMEETGLPFGEVQRDVAQMTVFTTHTPVAAGHDRFPAQLVEEHLGKIREALNLSYDDFMGLGRVYPHDLNELFCMTVLALKLSRYANGVSALHGVVSRRMWHPLYANVPEEQVPIGHITNGVHVQTWVAPQMSMLFNRHLGVDWPKRQRYADTWSAIDKVDDAELWETQQVLKARLINFVRARLAAQAKKRDEPDSHFQRFATVLDPNTLTIGFARRFATYKRAGLVLQDIDRMVDIIKNAQRPIQFVFAGKAHPEDRMGKELIQYIVKNAWDDRFRSNIVFVEDYDMNVARHLVQGVDVWLNNPRRPQEASGTSGEKAVLNGALNFSILDGWWAEAYDGTNGFAIGAGTTHASIQVQDERDHASLIDVLTNQVVPIFYDRDADGLPRKWIARQKDAFRTLAWKFNADRMVMDYVQRSYLPAAGGRSCQ from the coding sequence ATGGTCGGTCAAAGCAACATCCTCGACAAGCTCAAGGAGCTCGCCCGCAACCTCTGGTGGTGCTGGCAGGCCAACGTGATCGACCTGTTCCGCGAGCTCGACCCGACCCTCTGGCGCGACGTCGACCACAACCCGGTCGAGTTCCTCCAGCGTCTGCCGGCCGACCAGCTCGAGCGCCGGGCCGCCGAGATGGCCCTGGACTCGCGGATCGACTACGCCTTCCGGCGGCTCTCCGAGTACCTCAAGTCCGCCGACTCGTGGGGCGCGATCCACGCCACGATCCTGCGGGCCCGGCCGGTCGCCTACTTCTCGGCCGAGTTCGGCCTGCACGAGAGCCTGCCGATCTATTCCGGCGGCCTCGGCGTCCTGGCGGGCGACCACCTCAAGAGCGCCAGCGACCTGGGCATCCCGCTGATCGGCGTGGGGCTGCTGTACAACCAGGGCTACTTCCGCCAGTCGCTCAACGCCGACGGCTGGCAGCAGGAGAGCTACCTCAACACCGACACCGAGAAGCTGCCGATCGAGCCGGTCCTCGCGGCCGACGGCACCTCGCTCATGATCGCCGTCGAGACCGCGACCGGCACGCTCCACGCGCGACTCTGGCGGGTCGAGGTCGGCCGCACGCTGCTCTTGCTGCTCGACTCGAACGTCGCCGAGAACAACGAGAACGACCGCCAGCTCACCGCCCGGCTCTACGGCGGCGACGCCCGCACCCGCATCCGCCAGGAGCTGCTCCTGGGCGTCGGCGGCGTCCGCGCGATCCGCGCCCTGGGGATCCGGCCCTCGGTCCTCCACCTCAACGAGGGCCACAGCGCCTTCGCCACGCTCGAGAAGATCCGCGAGCTGATGGAGGAGACCGGCCTGCCGTTCGGCGAGGTCCAGCGCGACGTCGCGCAGATGACGGTCTTCACCACCCACACCCCGGTCGCCGCCGGCCACGACCGCTTCCCGGCGCAGCTCGTCGAGGAGCACCTGGGCAAGATCCGCGAGGCCCTGAACCTCTCGTACGACGACTTCATGGGGCTGGGCCGGGTCTACCCCCACGACCTCAACGAGCTGTTCTGCATGACCGTGCTGGCGCTCAAGCTGTCGCGGTACGCCAACGGCGTCAGCGCGCTGCACGGCGTGGTCTCGCGGCGGATGTGGCACCCGCTGTACGCCAACGTCCCCGAAGAGCAGGTGCCGATCGGCCACATCACCAACGGCGTCCACGTCCAGACCTGGGTGGCGCCGCAGATGTCCATGCTGTTCAACCGCCACCTCGGCGTCGACTGGCCCAAGCGCCAGCGCTACGCCGACACCTGGAGCGCGATCGACAAGGTCGACGACGCCGAGCTGTGGGAGACGCAGCAGGTCCTCAAGGCCCGCCTGATCAACTTCGTGCGGGCGCGGCTGGCCGCCCAGGCGAAGAAGCGGGACGAGCCCGATTCGCACTTCCAGCGGTTCGCGACCGTCCTCGACCCCAACACGCTGACGATCGGCTTCGCCCGGCGGTTCGCGACCTACAAGCGCGCCGGCCTGGTGCTGCAGGACATCGACCGCATGGTCGACATCATCAAGAACGCCCAGCGGCCGATCCAGTTCGTCTTCGCCGGCAAGGCCCACCCCGAGGACCGGATGGGCAAGGAGCTGATCCAGTACATCGTCAAGAACGCCTGGGACGACCGCTTCCGCAGCAACATCGTGTTCGTCGAGGACTACGACATGAACGTCGCCCGCCACCTGGTGCAGGGGGTCGACGTCTGGCTGAACAACCCCCGGCGGCCCCAGGAGGCCAGCGGGACCTCGGGCGAGAAGGCCGTGCTCAACGGGGCGCTCAACTTCTCGATCCTCGACGGCTGGTGGGCCGAGGCGTATGATGGCACCAACGGCTTCGCGATCGGCGCCGGGACGACGCACGCGTCGATCCAGGTCCAGGACGAGCGCGACCACGCCTCGCTGATCGACGTGCTGACGAACCAGGTCGTGCCGATCTTCTACGACCGCGACGCCGACGGCCTGCCGCGGAAGTGGATCGCCCGCCAGAAGGACGCCTTCCGCACCCTGGCCTGGAAGTTCAACGCCGATCGCATGGTCATGGACTACGTGCAGCGCAGCTACCTGCCGGCGGCCGGCGGCCGCTCTTGCCAGTAG
- a CDS encoding biliverdin-producing heme oxygenase codes for MMMSRLKELTRPHHDAVELRMGSYGPTESIEGYTRVLRRFLGFHRPVEEAFAALAGWDAIGIDPAERSRTALLEADLRALGLSDAEVAAVPRCPAPPPLASLPEALGAMYVLEGSTLGGQYIRKRVESTLGLAPGRGCSYYASYGDRVGPMWKAFAAAVDGYATTEDVQATIARSASATFDAVNDWFAGDEADA; via the coding sequence ATGATGATGTCCCGCCTCAAGGAGCTGACCCGTCCCCACCATGACGCCGTCGAGTTGCGGATGGGGTCGTACGGCCCCACCGAGTCGATCGAGGGCTATACGCGCGTCCTCCGTCGCTTCCTCGGCTTCCACCGGCCGGTCGAGGAGGCCTTCGCCGCGCTCGCCGGCTGGGACGCGATCGGGATCGACCCCGCCGAGCGCTCGAGGACCGCGCTCCTGGAGGCCGACCTGCGGGCGCTGGGGTTGTCCGACGCCGAGGTGGCCGCGGTGCCCCGTTGCCCGGCGCCGCCGCCGCTCGCCAGCCTGCCCGAGGCCCTGGGGGCGATGTACGTTTTGGAGGGCTCGACGCTGGGGGGCCAGTACATCCGCAAGCGCGTCGAGTCGACGCTGGGGCTCGCGCCGGGCCGCGGCTGCTCGTACTACGCGAGCTACGGCGACCGCGTCGGCCCGATGTGGAAGGCGTTCGCCGCGGCCGTCGACGGCTACGCCACGACCGAGGACGTGCAGGCGACGATCGCCCGCTCGGCCTCGGCCACGTTCGACGCCGTCAACGACTGGTTCGCCGGCGACGAGGCCGACGCGTGA
- a CDS encoding ATP-binding protein: protein MMHDPEEAETTVDLTNCADEPIHVPGRIQPHGVLLVLDEPDLVVRQASANAGMLGAPLDAVLGARFEALVDPSEREEVRRWLLSEDVHEANPRRIRIVAGGASATFEGLAHRHRGPLILELEDRREAGEPTTPDLAIAVRRVMTRLEAAKSLQEFCRVAAVETRALTGFERVLVYRFDEDWHGQVYAEDKADFLTPLMHLHFPASDIPEQARRLYSVNRLRMIADSDAEAVPLVPALDPATGRPLDLSFAGLRAVSPIHIRYLKNMGTKTSMSFSLMRDGRLWGLLGCMNYSKPLYLPPTLRSACEFLAALVSVQLAVKEDGEGNEYRTKLQQVRERLLQRMAEETDLARALVDDGGDLLELTGARGAAVVQERTCETLGVTPDKDQVMALVDWLRAQADVDVFATDSLPRIFPEALAYKDAACGLVAVTTSRAQGRYVLWFRPEVVQTVEWAGDPSKPVEPGGSLSPRTSFDLWKEEVHLKSLPWHPAEVAAARALRDAIIAVVVRRAEELTRLNAELERSNNDLDAFAFTTSHDMKEPLRGIHNYATFLMEDYGDRLDAEGVSRLESLVRLSQRMEDLVESMLRYSRLGRADLVYEEVDLTELVEEVVELHRVMLGENHVKVTVPRPLPTVRCDRVQVGQLLSNLVTNAIKYNDRPERSIEIGWREPAAPGGPAVFYVKDDGIGIPEKHHQNVFRLFKRLHGRDKFGGGTGAGLTFSKKIVERHGGAIWIESTPDEGSTFNFTLTG from the coding sequence ATGATGCACGACCCGGAGGAGGCCGAAACGACGGTCGACCTGACGAACTGCGCCGACGAGCCGATCCACGTCCCGGGCCGGATCCAGCCGCACGGGGTCCTGCTCGTGCTCGACGAGCCGGACCTCGTCGTCCGCCAGGCGAGCGCGAACGCCGGCATGCTGGGCGCGCCTTTGGACGCGGTGCTGGGCGCGCGTTTCGAGGCCCTGGTCGACCCCTCGGAGCGCGAGGAGGTGCGACGCTGGCTGCTCTCGGAAGACGTCCACGAGGCGAACCCGCGGCGGATCCGGATCGTCGCCGGGGGCGCGTCGGCGACGTTCGAGGGCCTGGCCCACCGCCACCGAGGGCCGCTCATCCTGGAGCTGGAGGATCGCCGCGAAGCCGGCGAGCCGACGACGCCGGACCTGGCGATCGCGGTGCGCCGGGTCATGACCCGCCTGGAGGCGGCGAAGTCGCTCCAGGAATTCTGCCGGGTCGCCGCGGTCGAGACCCGGGCCCTGACGGGCTTCGAGCGGGTGCTCGTCTATCGCTTCGACGAGGACTGGCACGGCCAGGTCTACGCCGAGGACAAGGCCGATTTCCTGACGCCGCTCATGCACCTGCACTTCCCCGCGTCGGACATCCCGGAGCAGGCGAGGCGGCTGTACAGCGTCAACCGGCTGCGGATGATCGCCGACTCCGACGCCGAGGCGGTCCCGCTCGTGCCCGCGCTCGACCCGGCGACGGGCCGTCCGCTCGACCTGAGCTTCGCCGGCCTCCGCGCGGTCTCGCCGATCCACATCCGCTACCTGAAGAACATGGGGACCAAGACCTCGATGTCGTTCTCGCTGATGCGGGACGGCCGGCTCTGGGGGCTCCTCGGGTGCATGAACTACAGCAAGCCGCTCTACCTCCCGCCGACGCTCCGCAGCGCCTGCGAGTTCCTCGCGGCGCTGGTCTCGGTCCAGCTCGCGGTGAAGGAGGACGGCGAGGGCAACGAATATCGCACGAAGCTCCAGCAGGTGCGCGAGCGCCTGCTCCAGCGGATGGCCGAGGAGACCGACCTGGCGCGCGCCCTGGTGGACGACGGCGGCGACCTCCTGGAGCTGACCGGGGCGCGCGGCGCGGCCGTGGTCCAGGAACGCACGTGCGAGACCCTGGGCGTCACGCCCGACAAGGACCAGGTCATGGCCCTGGTCGACTGGCTGCGGGCCCAGGCCGACGTCGACGTCTTCGCCACCGATTCTCTCCCCAGGATCTTCCCCGAGGCCCTGGCGTACAAGGACGCGGCCTGCGGGCTGGTCGCGGTCACGACCTCGCGGGCCCAGGGGCGCTACGTCCTCTGGTTCCGCCCCGAGGTCGTCCAGACCGTCGAATGGGCCGGCGACCCGAGCAAGCCCGTCGAGCCGGGGGGCTCGCTGAGCCCGCGGACGTCGTTCGACCTCTGGAAGGAGGAGGTGCACCTCAAGAGCCTCCCCTGGCACCCGGCCGAGGTCGCCGCCGCGCGGGCGCTCCGCGACGCGATCATCGCCGTGGTGGTCCGCCGCGCCGAGGAGCTGACCCGGCTGAACGCCGAGCTGGAGCGGAGCAACAACGACCTGGACGCCTTCGCGTTCACGACCTCGCACGACATGAAGGAGCCGCTCCGCGGCATCCACAACTACGCCACCTTCCTGATGGAAGACTACGGCGACCGGCTCGACGCCGAGGGGGTGTCGCGGCTGGAGAGCCTCGTCCGTCTCTCCCAGCGCATGGAGGACCTGGTCGAGTCGATGCTCCGCTACTCGCGGCTGGGGCGGGCCGATCTGGTCTACGAGGAGGTCGACCTGACCGAGCTGGTCGAGGAGGTGGTCGAGCTCCACCGGGTGATGCTCGGCGAGAACCACGTGAAGGTGACCGTGCCCCGGCCGCTTCCGACCGTCCGCTGCGACCGCGTGCAGGTGGGCCAGCTCCTGAGCAACCTGGTCACCAACGCGATCAAGTACAACGACAGGCCCGAGAGGTCGATCGAGATCGGCTGGCGCGAGCCCGCCGCGCCCGGGGGGCCGGCCGTGTTCTACGTGAAGGACGACGGCATCGGCATCCCCGAGAAGCACCACCAGAACGTCTTCCGGCTCTTCAAGCGGCTGCACGGCCGCGACAAGTTCGGCGGCGGCACCGGGGCCGGCCTGACGTTCAGCAAGAAGATCGTCGAGCGCCACGGGGGCGCCATCTGGATCGAGTCGACGCCCGACGAAGGCTCGACGTTCAACTTTACACTCACAGGCTGA